In Syntrophomonadaceae bacterium, one DNA window encodes the following:
- a CDS encoding sodium:solute symporter family protein: protein MDRTLLYGVVFLYALAVAGLGYYAYCRTKNDKDYLIAGGNVHPVLMALAYGSTFISTAAIVGFGGTAAMFGMGLLWLTVANIFVGIFLAFVFFGKRTLVVGRNLDAKTFPELLGRRYNSSFIQKYTAAVIAVAMPLYAAAVMIGGSRFLEQTLNINYQAAVWVFALFVASYVLIGGLKGVIYTDALQGGIMFVGMVTLLILTYAKLGGPLAAHESLTQLASQVPAALAQKGHQGWTQMPVFLSEYWWVVVSTLVLGVGIGVLAQPQLVVRYLTVKSPRELNRAVGIGGVFILAMTGVAFAVGALTNVYFSQTVGQISLLAAADPVTKTPNMDRIIPLYINMAMPQWFAYLFMLTLLSAAMSTLSGQFHVIGTSLSRDLYAGSRKGSAAQSLMINRLGLVVALGISVWLSFKLPLNIIAVATAIFFGVCAASFLPAYVAALYWPRATKAGALASMLVGSITSLFLLTFVFARGSASLGISQAIFNKPALFAFPWTVIDPIVIALPLSAVTMIAVSLLTEPVEQSLLRRCLLSRIASPAGTASAKEV from the coding sequence ATGGACAGGACTTTGCTTTACGGAGTGGTTTTTCTATATGCATTGGCGGTGGCTGGGCTAGGTTATTATGCCTACTGCCGTACCAAGAATGACAAGGATTACCTGATTGCCGGCGGGAACGTGCATCCGGTGTTGATGGCCTTAGCCTATGGATCCACTTTCATCAGCACCGCAGCTATTGTGGGCTTTGGCGGGACGGCTGCCATGTTTGGCATGGGCCTGTTATGGTTGACGGTTGCAAACATCTTTGTCGGCATTTTTTTGGCCTTCGTCTTTTTTGGCAAAAGAACCCTTGTAGTTGGCCGCAACCTGGATGCCAAGACTTTTCCGGAATTGCTGGGGCGCCGCTACAACTCTAGCTTTATTCAAAAATATACCGCAGCAGTGATTGCCGTGGCCATGCCCCTTTATGCGGCTGCTGTGATGATCGGGGGCAGCCGCTTCCTGGAACAGACCTTAAATATTAATTACCAGGCCGCGGTTTGGGTTTTTGCTTTGTTTGTTGCATCTTATGTGTTGATTGGCGGACTTAAAGGAGTGATCTATACCGATGCCCTTCAGGGAGGGATCATGTTTGTCGGCATGGTAACGTTGCTGATCTTAACCTATGCCAAACTGGGAGGCCCTTTGGCTGCCCATGAGTCTTTAACCCAGCTGGCCAGCCAGGTTCCTGCCGCCTTGGCCCAAAAAGGACACCAGGGCTGGACCCAGATGCCCGTCTTCCTTTCAGAATACTGGTGGGTAGTGGTATCGACCCTGGTATTAGGGGTAGGCATCGGGGTTTTAGCCCAGCCCCAACTGGTTGTGCGCTATCTGACTGTAAAAAGCCCAAGAGAGCTTAACCGGGCTGTGGGAATTGGCGGCGTATTTATCCTGGCCATGACCGGGGTGGCTTTTGCGGTCGGCGCATTAACAAATGTTTACTTCAGCCAGACCGTCGGCCAGATTTCGCTGCTAGCAGCAGCCGATCCGGTGACCAAAACCCCTAACATGGACCGGATTATTCCTCTTTATATCAACATGGCTATGCCCCAGTGGTTTGCCTACCTGTTCATGCTGACCCTGTTATCGGCGGCCATGTCCACCTTAAGCGGCCAGTTCCATGTTATCGGCACCTCCCTTAGCCGGGATCTTTATGCTGGCAGCCGGAAGGGCTCTGCTGCCCAATCCCTCATGATCAACCGGTTGGGCCTGGTGGTTGCTCTCGGCATTAGCGTATGGCTCAGTTTCAAGCTGCCTTTAAATATTATCGCGGTGGCAACAGCCATTTTCTTTGGGGTATGCGCAGCCAGCTTTCTGCCGGCCTATGTGGCGGCCCTGTACTGGCCCAGGGCAACAAAGGCAGGAGCCTTGGCCAGCATGTTGGTAGGCTCGATTACAAGCTTGTTTCTGCTGACCTTTGTCTTTGCCAGAGGTTCAGCTTCCCTTGGGATTAGCCAGGCAATCTTTAATAAACCGGCCCTCTTTGCCTTCCCCTGGACAGTGATCGACCCGATCGTCATTGCACTGCCTCTTTCCGCGGTGACCATGATTGCGGTGAGCTTGTTGACGGAACCGGTAGAGCAGTCTCTCCTTCGTCGCTGCCTCTTAAGCCGCATTGCCTCGCCGGCTGGGACGGCCTCAGCCAAAGAAGTATAA
- a CDS encoding TRAP transporter permease, which produces MGANNGATGSGGQAKIEHVQKLNLDMEDVEISSQRKLSGNLAKFITIWAVIVAALHIYSMVFYPVDPWKYRSFHVASLSFLGFLLFPGWQKAGSRVHWSDWVFAVASMAVFGYIVYHHSELIFRIGIMPTTADYIIAVTGIILVLELTRRTAGMALPILVGVFLLYTFIGPYLPGIMHNRSYAPERMFTFIYSQDGVFSIPVDISSTFLIMFIIFASFLQVSGVGKYFVEWAFSISGHLRGGPAKVAVLSSALMGTMSGTSVGNVVATGSFTIPLMRKVGYSPQFAAATEAVASTGGQIMPPIMGAGVFIMAELTGIPYSRLMLAGIIPAVLYFASCYMMVDLEAIKQRLHGIPRHLLPGLKEVMSRSYMFLPVLVLFGMLLFGFSVVMAGFWAIISAFLISWTSKKTRMGLKDIMKALEGGARGTIQMMAVCASAGIIVGVIALTGVGLRFSSVILGIAGESTFLALLFTMGIVIILGMGMPTTAAYAVAAAVVAPGLIGIGIEPLMAHFFIFYFACVSAITPPVALAAYAGAAISGSEPMKTGYTAFRLGIAAYIVPFMFYYAPEILMSGSPTVIILRTVTALVGIYALATAVQGYFFGHTPLIIRALLLVASYGLVTPNELLDIIGLALLLVLFIVQRAIRKTEDTDEASSDELKSTRQHTSSFKGIGKSGKAKTHV; this is translated from the coding sequence ATGGGCGCAAACAATGGTGCCACAGGTTCGGGAGGACAGGCGAAAATAGAGCATGTCCAAAAACTGAACCTTGATATGGAAGATGTTGAAATATCTTCACAACGCAAACTATCCGGCAATTTAGCCAAATTCATCACCATCTGGGCTGTAATCGTCGCCGCATTGCATATCTATAGCATGGTTTTTTATCCGGTGGACCCCTGGAAGTACCGCAGCTTCCATGTAGCCAGCCTGTCGTTTTTAGGTTTTCTCCTTTTCCCGGGCTGGCAAAAAGCCGGATCCAGGGTGCATTGGAGCGATTGGGTTTTTGCTGTTGCCAGCATGGCAGTCTTTGGCTATATAGTATACCACCATAGCGAACTGATCTTTCGTATCGGCATCATGCCCACAACGGCGGATTATATCATTGCTGTTACCGGAATCATCCTGGTGTTGGAGCTAACCCGCCGTACAGCCGGAATGGCGCTGCCTATACTGGTTGGCGTTTTTTTGCTGTACACCTTTATCGGTCCCTACCTGCCGGGAATTATGCATAACCGGAGTTATGCCCCGGAGCGGATGTTCACCTTTATCTACAGCCAGGATGGGGTCTTCAGCATTCCGGTGGATATCAGTTCCACCTTCCTCATCATGTTCATCATTTTTGCCTCATTTCTGCAAGTTTCCGGGGTAGGTAAATATTTTGTGGAATGGGCCTTTTCCATCAGCGGCCATTTGCGGGGCGGGCCGGCCAAGGTGGCGGTCTTATCCAGCGCCTTGATGGGGACGATGAGCGGCACCTCGGTCGGCAATGTGGTGGCTACCGGCAGTTTTACCATTCCTCTGATGCGCAAAGTTGGCTACTCTCCTCAGTTTGCTGCGGCCACCGAAGCTGTGGCTTCGACCGGTGGGCAGATTATGCCGCCGATCATGGGCGCAGGTGTCTTTATCATGGCTGAGCTGACGGGAATACCCTACTCCCGGCTGATGCTGGCCGGGATTATTCCTGCAGTATTGTACTTTGCCTCCTGTTACATGATGGTGGACCTGGAGGCAATCAAGCAAAGGCTGCATGGCATTCCGCGACATCTGCTGCCGGGACTAAAAGAAGTAATGTCTCGTAGCTATATGTTTCTACCTGTATTAGTTCTGTTTGGGATGCTATTATTTGGTTTTTCCGTTGTTATGGCCGGGTTTTGGGCCATTATCAGCGCATTTTTAATCAGCTGGACCAGCAAGAAAACCCGCATGGGCCTTAAGGACATCATGAAGGCCCTAGAGGGGGGAGCCCGGGGTACCATTCAGATGATGGCTGTCTGCGCCTCTGCCGGCATTATCGTGGGAGTTATCGCCCTGACCGGCGTTGGGTTGAGGTTTTCCTCAGTAATCTTAGGTATTGCAGGGGAAAGCACCTTCTTGGCCCTGCTCTTTACCATGGGTATTGTTATTATCTTGGGGATGGGGATGCCTACCACTGCCGCTTATGCGGTTGCAGCGGCTGTTGTAGCTCCCGGTTTAATAGGGATAGGCATTGAGCCATTGATGGCCCACTTCTTTATTTTTTATTTCGCCTGCGTTTCAGCCATTACACCGCCTGTAGCCCTGGCGGCCTATGCCGGGGCGGCTATCAGCGGCTCGGAGCCGATGAAAACCGGCTATACCGCCTTTCGCCTTGGAATTGCAGCCTACATTGTGCCCTTTATGTTTTATTATGCCCCGGAAATTTTAATGAGTGGTTCCCCAACGGTGATCATTCTTCGGACAGTCACAGCCCTGGTTGGCATCTATGCTCTGGCTACTGCCGTGCAGGGGTATTTCTTCGGGCATACTCCGCTAATAATTAGGGCGCTTTTGTTAGTGGCAAGTTATGGTCTGGTAACCCCCAACGAGTTATTAGATATTATAGGATTGGCTCTCTTGTTGGTATTGTTCATAGTCCAGCGAGCAATCCGCAAAACTGAAGATACCGATGAGGCATCTTCTGACGAGCTTAAGTCGACCAGGCAGCATACGTCCTCCTTTAAGGGGATCGGAAAGTCTGGAAAAGCAAAAACCCATGTCTAA
- a CDS encoding TAXI family TRAP transporter solute-binding subunit — MRLGKLIGLLILLVLLSLSLALTGCGERAAEAPKPAPAPAPAPAPAPVPAPAPAPAPAPVPAPAPAPAPAPAPASAPATAPAPAPAPAQVQPRPAAPAPAPAQVQPKPAAPAPAAVATPAPAQPKMSVTVDRSKWPRSLTVGGASVGGAAYVYMGAVSRVIERVTGVPSSLQVTGGPLHNIQLMELGDLQVGFTTMGPAYEALEGKEAWTRGQKFTNFRGIFPMYTTYSFWWVFDHTGIRNIRDLENLVVGVGPIGGTPGTFHPLFLQELGIRPRAIRHAGASALVSQHLDRQIEANSFASGVPVAAVSETAAHRPIRVFGVEGADRDKIVARWPFWTPTVIPPRAFGEWQDYEIQTVGMWNMALAHKDMPEDLVYTIVKGIFENTSALVAATRSAEETQMRFISENTFLPMHPGAIKFFEDNGFKIPTKLHPPEFKR, encoded by the coding sequence ATGAGACTAGGTAAATTGATTGGCCTACTAATCCTGCTGGTTTTATTGAGTCTGTCTTTAGCACTAACGGGATGTGGCGAAAGAGCGGCAGAAGCTCCTAAACCGGCGCCTGCACCCGCGCCGGCTCCGGCGCCTGCACCGGTACCGGCACCGGCTCCTGCCCCGGCACCCGCCCCGGTACCAGCTCCGGCTCCTGCACCGGCACCCGCTCCGGCTCCTGCGTCGGCTCCCGCAACTGCGCCTGCCCCGGCTCCAGCGCCGGCACAGGTTCAGCCCCGGCCGGCGGCTCCGGCGCCTGCTCCGGCACAGGTTCAGCCAAAGCCGGCGGCTCCGGCACCTGCTGCGGTAGCGACCCCGGCTCCGGCCCAGCCGAAGATGTCGGTTACGGTTGATCGAAGCAAGTGGCCAAGATCCCTCACGGTTGGCGGAGCTTCTGTCGGCGGAGCTGCCTATGTTTATATGGGAGCTGTATCCAGGGTGATAGAACGGGTAACAGGTGTTCCCAGCAGTCTTCAAGTTACTGGCGGACCACTTCATAATATCCAGTTAATGGAGCTCGGCGATCTACAAGTAGGGTTCACAACCATGGGCCCGGCTTATGAAGCTTTGGAAGGCAAAGAGGCCTGGACCAGAGGGCAAAAGTTTACCAATTTCCGCGGAATATTTCCCATGTATACTACTTACTCTTTCTGGTGGGTATTCGACCATACCGGCATCAGAAACATCCGGGATCTGGAAAACCTGGTAGTGGGTGTAGGCCCGATAGGAGGAACCCCGGGTACCTTCCATCCGCTCTTTCTGCAGGAATTGGGAATTCGCCCGCGGGCGATCCGTCACGCTGGAGCCAGTGCTCTAGTCTCCCAGCATTTAGACCGGCAGATCGAAGCCAATAGTTTTGCTTCCGGCGTACCGGTCGCTGCGGTATCGGAAACCGCTGCCCATCGGCCCATTCGGGTGTTTGGGGTTGAAGGAGCTGACCGGGATAAAATCGTTGCCCGCTGGCCCTTCTGGACACCGACAGTCATCCCGCCTAGGGCATTTGGAGAATGGCAGGATTACGAGATCCAGACGGTGGGGATGTGGAACATGGCCCTTGCCCACAAGGACATGCCAGAAGATTTGGTATATACGATTGTAAAGGGTATCTTTGAAAATACATCAGCTTTAGTCGCCGCTACCAGATCGGCAGAAGAAACCCAAATGCGTTTCATTTCGGAAAATACCTTTTTACCAATGCACCCTGGAGCAATAAAATTCTTCGAGGATAACGGCTTTAAGATCCCGACCAAGCTCCACCCGCCTGAATTCAAAAGATAG
- a CDS encoding tripartite tricarboxylate transporter permease: MLEYILLGFVNLFNLELIMLIILGLAGGIIIGALPGFSPTMGVALLVPFTFFMSPIEGLSTLSAVYAGAVYGGSISAVLINIPGAPANVATLFDGYPMAQKGEGRKALLASLIASVSGGLISAVALIFIAPLLAVIALKFGSPEKFWMAVFGLVIISSLGTGRELIKGLLSGAFGVWLGIIGTSPITGEPRFTFGLGELWGGISVVPALVGLFAFSQALVYFERIMQRTGPAEVIEVKKEKGDIWRLVKEFFTKYRNLTLYTGVLGTVIGIIPGAGGQVGGVVAYDQAKRFSKKSDQFGTGVVEGVIAPETANNATVGGAIIPLLTLGIPGSPTAAVLLGGLLIHGLWPGPLLFTDNAAITYTFMVAFLFAQVAMFFVALPMLTQAVHIVRVSDYYLGPAVVALCIFGAFAVNNNFFDVYVMIALGIVGYLFIKTGISLAPAILGIVLGPIAELNFMLALRVGTAKGDLMGYLFTRPISVAILLLILVVLVSTVLMEIKRYKKTRETVPDAVLGKSENATRNTARGLWSLDAVMGIIIIFASILIWQLYLARLSSETGLFPIAVFIVVGLIGLVQAGYGIFVYSDRVKWIPWRVVIEVTAATVVAVLAANTLGLFTVTFLLCTYVGIRMVSLSGNQIRGYAAKILVYNIAAIAFLYVCFKVLLQLPTPQGLFF; the protein is encoded by the coding sequence TTGCTTGAGTACATCCTGCTAGGGTTTGTAAACCTTTTCAACCTTGAGCTGATCATGCTGATTATTCTCGGCCTTGCAGGCGGGATTATTATCGGTGCCCTGCCAGGTTTCAGTCCAACCATGGGGGTAGCGTTGCTAGTTCCGTTTACCTTTTTCATGTCTCCAATTGAAGGGCTGTCCACTCTTTCCGCTGTATATGCGGGAGCTGTTTATGGCGGGTCTATCTCCGCCGTCTTGATAAATATCCCTGGTGCGCCGGCCAATGTGGCCACCCTTTTTGACGGATACCCGATGGCCCAAAAAGGAGAAGGAAGAAAAGCTTTATTGGCTTCGCTGATCGCGTCTGTAAGCGGCGGGCTGATAAGTGCCGTGGCCTTGATTTTCATTGCGCCGCTATTGGCGGTGATCGCATTAAAATTTGGGTCGCCCGAAAAATTTTGGATGGCTGTTTTCGGCTTGGTGATTATCTCCAGCCTGGGAACCGGAAGAGAATTGATCAAGGGTCTCCTGAGTGGTGCTTTTGGAGTATGGCTGGGAATTATCGGTACTTCCCCGATTACTGGTGAACCACGGTTTACCTTTGGCTTGGGGGAACTGTGGGGTGGTATCAGTGTGGTACCGGCACTGGTTGGGCTGTTTGCATTTTCCCAGGCACTGGTCTATTTCGAGCGAATAATGCAGCGAACAGGACCTGCGGAAGTGATTGAGGTAAAGAAAGAAAAAGGGGACATCTGGAGGCTGGTGAAAGAGTTTTTTACCAAATACAGGAATTTGACCCTTTACACAGGTGTCTTGGGTACAGTGATCGGAATTATCCCGGGAGCAGGAGGTCAGGTGGGAGGGGTTGTGGCTTATGATCAAGCCAAGCGCTTTTCAAAGAAAAGCGACCAGTTTGGCACAGGTGTGGTCGAAGGTGTCATTGCTCCGGAGACTGCCAATAACGCAACGGTTGGGGGAGCGATAATTCCGCTGCTCACGCTGGGGATCCCTGGTAGCCCTACCGCTGCCGTTCTTTTGGGTGGCTTGCTGATCCACGGTCTGTGGCCCGGCCCGCTGTTATTTACTGATAACGCCGCAATTACATACACATTTATGGTGGCCTTTCTGTTTGCCCAGGTGGCTATGTTTTTTGTGGCCTTGCCCATGTTGACCCAAGCGGTTCATATCGTCAGGGTTTCTGACTACTATCTTGGTCCTGCCGTGGTGGCCTTGTGTATTTTTGGCGCCTTTGCGGTTAATAACAATTTTTTTGACGTGTATGTGATGATCGCATTAGGAATTGTCGGCTATTTATTTATCAAGACCGGGATCTCATTGGCCCCGGCCATCTTGGGGATAGTTCTGGGACCGATTGCGGAGCTAAATTTTATGCTGGCGCTTCGGGTCGGGACAGCCAAAGGAGACCTTATGGGTTATTTATTCACCCGCCCGATTAGCGTGGCCATCCTCCTCCTAATTCTGGTAGTGTTGGTTAGTACGGTATTAATGGAAATTAAACGTTACAAGAAGACGCGGGAAACAGTGCCAGATGCGGTTCTGGGCAAAAGTGAAAATGCAACTCGGAACACAGCCAGAGGGCTCTGGTCTCTAGATGCAGTGATGGGGATAATTATAATTTTTGCCAGTATTTTGATCTGGCAGCTTTATCTGGCAAGGCTCTCCAGCGAAACCGGCCTCTTTCCAATTGCTGTTTTTATTGTTGTAGGTCTTATTGGTCTTGTCCAGGCAGGATATGGGATCTTTGTTTACAGTGATAGAGTCAAGTGGATACCCTGGCGGGTTGTTATTGAGGTTACTGCGGCAACAGTCGTGGCGGTTTTGGCAGCAAATACACTCGGATTATTTACAGTGACCTTCCTGTTGTGTACATATGTTGGTATCCGGATGGTTTCGCTCAGCGGCAATCAAATAAGGGGCTATGCTGCCAAGATCCTGGTATATAACATCGCTGCCATAGCATTTCTTTATGTTTGTTTTAAGGTATTGTTACAGCTGCCAACGCCTCAGGGTTTATTTTTCTAA
- a CDS encoding tripartite tricarboxylate transporter substrate binding protein produces MQCIVSFSAGAATDVQVRPLTKYFQQEFGQPLVIVNMAGAGGTTGWNHFVAQRADGYNLTAYNLPHIIGKSMTEDTRYFWDDFVPVAHWGFDPVTLGVHPQSNFRSVADVVAAAKAKPGSLTVGTAGIYSGHHFAMLQLQKDAGIRLTMLPFPGAADAQAAILGNQIDLNLGNLSDMYRLGDRIRVLAVASESRHPLLPNVPTFKELGYRSVVMSTDRGLAVQKGTPKEVIEILERGLLKILRSPEYQEDMKKLGAPLMIMGHAEAKEHIERYAIEIEQILRDIGVTVRRRN; encoded by the coding sequence GTGCAATGTATTGTTTCCTTTAGCGCCGGAGCAGCGACAGACGTTCAGGTGCGCCCGTTAACGAAATATTTCCAGCAAGAATTCGGCCAACCCCTGGTTATTGTGAACATGGCCGGCGCCGGCGGAACCACTGGCTGGAATCATTTTGTCGCGCAAAGAGCCGATGGATATAACCTTACTGCGTACAACCTTCCCCATATTATCGGCAAATCAATGACAGAAGACACCAGGTATTTCTGGGACGACTTTGTCCCTGTGGCCCACTGGGGTTTTGACCCGGTTACTTTAGGCGTACACCCCCAGAGCAATTTCAGGTCGGTAGCTGATGTGGTTGCAGCGGCAAAGGCAAAACCTGGCAGCTTAACTGTAGGAACAGCCGGGATCTATTCTGGCCATCATTTTGCCATGCTGCAGCTGCAAAAAGATGCTGGAATCAGGTTAACAATGTTGCCTTTCCCAGGTGCAGCCGATGCCCAGGCTGCAATTTTAGGCAATCAAATTGACCTGAATCTTGGCAACTTATCTGACATGTACCGGCTCGGCGACAGAATCAGAGTCTTGGCTGTCGCATCGGAAAGTCGGCACCCATTGCTACCGAATGTGCCTACCTTTAAAGAACTCGGTTACCGCAGTGTAGTTATGAGCACCGACCGGGGTCTTGCGGTGCAAAAGGGCACCCCCAAAGAGGTAATCGAAATCCTTGAGCGAGGGCTATTAAAAATATTGCGGAGTCCGGAGTATCAAGAAGACATGAAGAAGCTGGGAGCTCCTCTGATGATTATGGGTCATGCGGAAGCAAAGGAGCATATTGAAAGATATGCTATCGAAATTGAACAGATACTGCGGGATATTGGCGTGACCGTAAGGAGAAGGAATTAA
- a CDS encoding 2-oxoglutarate ferredoxin oxidoreductase subunit alpha, whose protein sequence is MKRLLETGNAAITEGAILAGCKVFAGYPITPATEIAENMSRKLPKVGGYYLQGEDECAGMHMCIGASLGGLKAMTASSGPGFILMADPYGWAIGSEIPLVVVNAQRVGPVSGITGAPGQGEFYMSRYPTQGGNYETIVLAPNGVQEAMNITVEAFYWSERFRTPVTILADQLVTDGWETLCIPETEEEMAQMGLKVIPRKMHPGPEFYPATDEIDIPPVVLGHNTGAACSDWTPTAEGYDTEEVEWQHKHAWRLIYKIRNNRHLFTKYETYFTDDNPDLVLVSYGSPSRVVKSAVKEARAQGLKVGGIRLITLWPFPEEVFDISSKYLTVELNYDGQLVREVQRAVPKGSEVHFFGKCGELPGVGELNGVMKDILAGKKITGNKWEWEAW, encoded by the coding sequence ATGAAGCGGCTTTTAGAGACTGGTAATGCAGCTATCACCGAAGGAGCCATATTAGCTGGTTGCAAGGTTTTTGCAGGCTACCCGATTACTCCGGCTACGGAAATTGCCGAAAACATGTCCAGGAAACTGCCCAAGGTCGGCGGCTACTACTTGCAGGGTGAAGATGAATGCGCCGGCATGCATATGTGTATTGGAGCTTCTTTGGGCGGTTTAAAGGCGATGACGGCCAGTTCAGGTCCCGGGTTTATCCTGATGGCAGATCCCTACGGGTGGGCTATTGGCAGTGAAATCCCCCTGGTGGTTGTAAATGCCCAGCGGGTGGGGCCGGTCAGCGGCATTACCGGCGCTCCTGGACAGGGTGAATTTTATATGAGCCGGTACCCAACCCAGGGAGGCAACTATGAAACAATCGTGCTTGCCCCAAACGGCGTTCAGGAAGCCATGAACATAACGGTAGAAGCCTTCTACTGGTCTGAGCGTTTTCGTACCCCGGTCACCATTCTGGCTGATCAGCTGGTGACCGATGGCTGGGAAACCCTCTGCATACCCGAGACGGAAGAAGAAATGGCCCAAATGGGATTAAAAGTAATTCCGCGGAAGATGCACCCGGGTCCCGAGTTTTATCCCGCCACAGATGAAATTGATATCCCGCCGGTTGTCCTGGGCCATAACACCGGAGCGGCTTGCTCAGACTGGACCCCAACCGCAGAAGGCTATGACACAGAAGAAGTGGAATGGCAGCATAAACATGCCTGGAGACTGATCTATAAAATCAGGAACAATAGGCACCTTTTCACCAAATATGAAACCTACTTTACGGACGACAACCCTGATTTAGTCCTGGTTTCCTACGGGAGTCCCTCCAGGGTGGTAAAAAGCGCAGTTAAGGAAGCCCGGGCCCAGGGGTTAAAGGTTGGCGGTATCAGGTTGATTACCTTATGGCCTTTCCCGGAAGAAGTTTTCGATATCAGCTCCAAGTATCTCACAGTTGAATTGAACTATGACGGGCAATTGGTGCGTGAAGTTCAACGGGCTGTCCCCAAGGGCAGTGAAGTTCATTTCTTCGGTAAATGCGGCGAGCTGCCAGGAGTTGGCGAGCTGAACGGGGTAATGAAAGACATCCTGGCAGGCAAGAAAATAACAGGAAACAAATGGGAATGGGAGGCATGGTAA
- a CDS encoding FAD-dependent oxidoreductase, translating into MNCQDATAKKEKTPCKEACPVGIDVPQYIRHIRDGEFDKAHAVIRERLPFPSICGYACIHHCEFKCARNQLDEPVAIRALKLAAAQKSGSGWKTSIIQQPATGKKVAVIGSGTAGLTSAYYLKLFGHQVDVFEALPQPGGMMRYALPEYRLPEEALDYEIGHIQEVGVNILVGKKISAITELKEQGYDAVLVASGAWQPLKLGLEEEQMSGIYDGLTFLKSVKKEGFRLEGKPSVIVIGGGNVAMDVARTSIRSGAGKVKVVCLEARSEMPASDEEIEGALDEAVTVEHRASVVKIARNNKKYVLTCQKMELSKKLKNGKPRPSDFAPVKGTEFSLEADAVIIAIGQKPEQEAFFGLEANERGLLSTDPKTLATKIDGVFAGGEIITGPASIIETVASGRAAASSIDRYLGGSGELERTFNAKGESLACATDQVRRGKVRPFMPTIPLQERFKTFKVVEVGYDQSSSVKEASRCLNCDLRKFKVEVSATACKECGYCAEVCKLSVFSRADFFNDRGYTPMLAAQPDRCIGCLECYYACPDFAIQVDQER; encoded by the coding sequence ATGAACTGTCAAGATGCAACTGCTAAAAAGGAAAAGACTCCATGCAAAGAAGCCTGTCCTGTTGGAATTGATGTGCCCCAATATATCAGACACATTCGCGACGGAGAATTCGACAAGGCCCATGCGGTTATCCGTGAAAGGCTGCCCTTTCCTTCAATCTGCGGGTACGCCTGCATCCATCATTGTGAATTTAAGTGTGCCAGAAATCAGCTGGATGAACCCGTCGCCATCCGGGCATTAAAACTCGCTGCTGCGCAAAAGAGCGGATCCGGTTGGAAAACAAGCATTATTCAGCAGCCTGCCACAGGGAAGAAGGTAGCGGTAATCGGCTCCGGAACTGCCGGATTAACATCTGCCTATTATTTAAAATTATTTGGCCATCAGGTTGATGTTTTTGAGGCACTTCCCCAGCCAGGCGGGATGATGAGATACGCGCTTCCCGAATACCGCCTGCCGGAAGAAGCACTGGATTATGAAATTGGTCATATCCAGGAAGTAGGCGTCAACATCCTGGTGGGGAAAAAGATATCCGCCATCACTGAGCTAAAAGAGCAAGGATATGATGCGGTATTAGTAGCAAGCGGGGCCTGGCAGCCTTTGAAACTTGGACTGGAAGAGGAGCAAATGTCTGGCATATATGACGGGCTGACGTTTTTAAAATCCGTCAAAAAGGAAGGGTTCCGGCTTGAGGGAAAACCCTCAGTAATAGTAATCGGCGGCGGAAACGTGGCCATGGACGTTGCCCGCACCTCCATTCGTTCTGGTGCGGGGAAGGTGAAGGTGGTCTGCCTGGAGGCCAGGTCAGAAATGCCGGCCAGCGATGAGGAAATTGAAGGGGCATTAGACGAGGCCGTTACCGTCGAACACCGGGCTTCTGTGGTTAAAATTGCACGTAACAATAAAAAGTACGTTTTAACCTGCCAAAAGATGGAGCTGTCGAAAAAGCTAAAGAACGGGAAGCCCCGCCCCTCAGACTTCGCACCAGTAAAAGGCACTGAATTCAGTTTGGAAGCAGATGCGGTAATTATTGCTATCGGACAAAAACCGGAGCAGGAAGCCTTTTTCGGCCTGGAAGCCAATGAAAGAGGTTTGCTGTCTACAGATCCAAAGACCCTGGCGACCAAGATAGACGGGGTTTTTGCCGGAGGGGAAATTATCACTGGCCCCGCTTCCATCATCGAAACCGTTGCTTCAGGCCGGGCAGCTGCCAGCAGTATCGACCGCTATTTAGGCGGCAGCGGTGAGCTGGAAAGAACCTTCAACGCTAAAGGCGAATCACTGGCCTGTGCCACTGATCAAGTAAGGCGGGGCAAGGTCCGGCCATTTATGCCAACTATTCCCCTGCAGGAAAGATTTAAGACCTTCAAAGTGGTCGAAGTCGGTTATGATCAATCATCATCAGTAAAAGAGGCCAGCCGTTGTCTCAATTGCGATCTGCGAAAATTTAAAGTAGAGGTTAGCGCTACGGCCTGCAAAGAATGCGGGTATTGCGCTGAAGTATGTAAGCTGTCAGTTTTTTCCCGCGCTGATTTCTTCAACGATCGCGGCTATACACCCATGCTGGCAGCCCAACCCGACAGGTGTATCGGTTGTTTGGAATGTTATTACGCCTGTCCAGATTTCGCCATTCAAGTTGATCAGGAAAGGTAG